The window GTTCGGAACCGACAGCGAAAGCCATCCGAAAAACCACGCCTGCAGCGCCCCGTAGATGTAGCCGTGCGCATCGAGAACCCCCGATGCCGTCCCGGCGAGCTGCCTTCCGGCCAGGTCCACGGCGAGCGCCTGGATGGTGGTCATGTTCACCGTGAAACCCCCGAGAACGAGAAAGAGGACGGCCAGGTAGATTTGGTCCGCCGGGCTGAAGGCGATGCCCATCAGCATCGCCGCGCTCAGAAGGCTGGAGATGATGATCACGGTGGATCGGTTGCTCTTGAAAAAACGATCCGAGATCACCCCGCCGCAGATGGGGCCGAACATGTAGCCGATCGGGTAGGCGAGGGTGAAGAGGGCCATCTGCTTGATGTTGAAGCCGCCGGCCTGGACGTAGTAGAGCGGCGCCCAGGAGACGATGCCGTAGCGCACCACGTTGTCGAGCCCCTTCACATGGCAGGCGAGGAAAAACCGCCAGTTGGAGAGAAGATGAACGTAGGCCCGCAGGCCATGGGTTTGCCCCACGGCGCTGGACTCCGCATTTTTGGAAACCTCGTCCGACTCGATGTACTCGGGGAGGCCGACATCGCGGGGCCTGTCCCGGACGACGAAGTAGAAAACAATTCCCAGAAGGGCGATCAGCATCGGGGGGTAGCGCAGGGCCGCGCGCCATCCCCAGGCGGCGGCCACCCAGGGGGTGACCAGCCAGACCACCAGCAGCGAGAGGCCGGCCGAAGTTCCGGCGAAGCCCATCGCACGGCCCCGGTCCCGGCGGGGCCACCACTGGGCGATCAGCGCGATGCCCGGCGGCCAGGTGGCCGCGTTGACGAACCCGACGATGCCCCAGGGGATGGCCAGCCCCGCGATGGAGTTTCCGTAGCTGGCGATGAAGTTGAACACGCCCGTTGCGATGGCCCCGATCATGAGGACGCGCCGGAGGCCGAAGCGCTCGGCGAGCCGCCCGTGGACGAGGTCTCCGAAGGCGAATCCCCAGAACATCCAGGAGTTGATCCAGCCGGTGTCGGCGCGCGTGATTCCCAGGTCGGCGATGATCTCCGACTGGATGAGGCTGAAGTTGAACCGGCCCATGTAGTTGATGGAGTAAAAGGCGCAGTAGGCCAGCAGAATTCGCCATTTCCAGCGGTGATAGGCGGGCGGCAGGTCGTGGTATTCCACCTGCCGGACTTCGGGGGCGTGGCTCATGCAGAGCGCCCGAGCGGGCAACAGTCCTTCACCGGTACTCTCCCTTCGGCCGCTATTTCAGGGCATCCTCGACGCCGGCCGGTGTGGAGTAGCCTTCATCGACGATGTTCACAAAATACCCTTCCACGGCCCGCATGAGCAAATTCTTCGTCATCTCCGGCTTTATTTCCTCGAACTTCGCCAGGTCGGCCAGATGGTCGAGCAGATCGCGCGGGTGGCAGCCGTTGAAGGGGAGGCCTCGCGGTTTGTAGACCTCCTCGATGAGGCTTTTGAAGACCTCCGGCTGGAACGCAATATCCTTGCCTTTGCACACGAGTTCGAACGTTCTCTGGAATGCATCCTGGGTCAGCGGGCCGATGTAGATCTTGTGATGCAGCCGGCGCAGGAAGGCTTCGTCCAGCAGATCGGTCGGGTTGATGTTCGTGCTGAAGATGACGAGCTGATCGAAGGGCACCTGTATCTTGTGCCCGGTTTGCAGGGTGAGGTAGTCGGTCCGGTTCTCCAGGGGGATGATCCAGCGGTTCAGCAGGTTGCGCGGGCGGACGAGCTGTCTGCCGAAGTCATCGAGAATGAACATGCCGTTGTTCGACTTGACGTGGGGCGGCGCCTCGTAGGTGTTCGAGTTGGGATCCATGTGGAGTTCCATCGTCTCCAGGGTGAGTTCGCCGCCGACAATGACGGCGGGCCGCCTGCAGCGCGTCCAGCGGGTGTCCTCGGGCTGATCGCCCTCCGCCTTGTGGATGGAAGGGTCGTGCATCCGCATGACGAAGCCGTCGAATTCCACCGCCCGGGGGACGGCGACCGTCCCCGAGAGCAGGGTGGAGATGGCCAGCGCGAGGGAGGACTTCCCGTTTCCCGGCGGCCCGTAGA of the bacterium genome contains:
- a CDS encoding MFS transporter, with amino-acid sequence MSHAPEVRQVEYHDLPPAYHRWKWRILLAYCAFYSINYMGRFNFSLIQSEIIADLGITRADTGWINSWMFWGFAFGDLVHGRLAERFGLRRVLMIGAIATGVFNFIASYGNSIAGLAIPWGIVGFVNAATWPPGIALIAQWWPRRDRGRAMGFAGTSAGLSLLVVWLVTPWVAAAWGWRAALRYPPMLIALLGIVFYFVVRDRPRDVGLPEYIESDEVSKNAESSAVGQTHGLRAYVHLLSNWRFFLACHVKGLDNVVRYGIVSWAPLYYVQAGGFNIKQMALFTLAYPIGYMFGPICGGVISDRFFKSNRSTVIIISSLLSAAMLMGIAFSPADQIYLAVLFLVLGGFTVNMTTIQALAVDLAGRQLAGTASGVLDAHGYIYGALQAWFFGWLSLSVPNGWFWVFTVMAASRLVGVIAISRVRA